Proteins from a single region of Streptomyces glaucescens:
- a CDS encoding M12 family metallopeptidase, producing MTARYCSLAQQPAPAFAPGLAAERVGALVRGHRMWVNGTVLHYYFFDGDAEGSVIAVPGTGETRRVPWAGAKEQQDVVRECFDEWQRLGIGLTFTEVGDRSEAELRVGFQPGDGSWSVVGRDALRVGLHERTMNFGWDLTAPGERATALHEIGHALGMTHEHQSPHAGIHWDDEAVYEELAGPPNYWSRDRTYVNVLRKLERDEVNGAVWDPQSIMGYPFPPGLILEPEQYRGGLLPPGTLSAADKEFALRWYPPAGAPRPPALVPFRSAPLRLAPGDQADFTVEPPETREYTVGVFGAADTVVVVFEERDGEPRYLTAQDDGGTAGNATVRARLVKGRRYVVRVRLYCAWGSGETAVMCW from the coding sequence ATGACCGCACGCTACTGCTCCCTCGCGCAGCAGCCCGCCCCCGCCTTCGCGCCGGGGCTGGCCGCCGAGCGGGTCGGTGCGCTCGTCCGGGGCCACCGGATGTGGGTCAACGGCACCGTGCTGCACTACTACTTCTTCGACGGCGACGCCGAAGGCTCCGTCATCGCCGTGCCGGGGACCGGGGAGACCCGGCGGGTGCCGTGGGCGGGCGCGAAGGAACAGCAGGACGTCGTCCGGGAGTGTTTCGACGAGTGGCAGCGCCTCGGCATCGGGCTGACCTTCACGGAGGTCGGCGACCGGTCGGAGGCGGAGCTGCGCGTCGGGTTCCAGCCCGGTGACGGATCCTGGTCGGTCGTGGGCCGGGACGCCCTGCGGGTCGGACTGCACGAGCGCACCATGAACTTCGGCTGGGACCTGACCGCGCCCGGGGAGCGCGCCACGGCCCTGCACGAGATCGGCCACGCGCTGGGCATGACGCACGAGCACCAGAGCCCGCACGCCGGTATCCACTGGGACGACGAGGCCGTCTACGAGGAGCTGGCGGGCCCGCCCAACTACTGGAGCCGGGACCGGACGTACGTCAACGTCCTGCGCAAGCTGGAGCGGGACGAGGTGAACGGCGCGGTGTGGGACCCGCAGTCGATCATGGGGTATCCGTTCCCGCCCGGGCTGATCCTGGAGCCGGAGCAGTACCGCGGGGGGCTGCTCCCGCCGGGCACGCTGTCCGCGGCGGACAAGGAGTTCGCCCTGCGCTGGTACCCGCCGGCGGGGGCGCCGCGGCCACCCGCGCTGGTGCCGTTCCGGTCGGCACCGCTGCGGCTTGCGCCCGGCGACCAGGCGGACTTCACGGTGGAGCCGCCGGAGACCCGGGAGTACACGGTGGGCGTCTTCGGCGCCGCCGACACCGTCGTCGTGGTGTTCGAGGAACGCGACGGCGAACCGCGCTACCTCACCGCCCAGGACGACGGCGGCACCGCCGGCAACGCCACCGTCCGGGCCCGGCTCGTCAAGGGCCGCCGCTATGTCGTCCGCGTGCGCCTGTACTGCGCGTGGGGTTCGGGAGAGACGGCCGTCATGTGCTGGTGA
- a CDS encoding helix-turn-helix domain-containing protein, with protein sequence MTDEQDAKTLHLPWPFTGREDELDLVRRSLAAGRPGIVVTGPAGVGKTRLVTEVARGTDRVRVAGSPDSRDIPFAAFAHLLPEPVTLHRALRLLSGVRLLLVDDAHWLDDASAALVHQLAVHGRTRLVVVATDGAPAPGAVSRLWTGELLPRLALRPLPPGETARLAATAAGRPLEPLTARRLHRLCGGDLRLLRDLLGAVREDRLLTRVPGTDEWAWRGPVPVTPAVRAHAAPVLDRTDPAERETLDRLAFAEPLPAGADAFDPDVLERLEAAGLVSLDERHGLRLAHPLHGPALRATAGRLRTHRLAGPPGRCRSALEAETAALARSIAAADVRGGTAPVGEWLAAEGRPVPGGHAAVRARHARLRGQLPEAAAWAREGLRHDPDDLSCRTELSLAAAQSGDATAAYEALGGRPARGATATWLAAARGEPEEADAGREIPGEDVLALYDAVRLGAPETVLGRLPADSVLAEHAAALARRDGPALDRVAARLAERGLLLFAAEAYAQAVPVHRDPSAARTARTRAVALARRCPGARTPALSGLVLGELTARQRQIVTLAAAGLSNRQIAERLTLSVRTVGNHLYSAYARLGAGDRGSLPWLVDLPEARTA encoded by the coding sequence ATGACTGACGAACAGGACGCGAAGACCCTGCACCTGCCCTGGCCGTTCACCGGGCGGGAGGACGAACTGGACCTGGTCCGCCGCTCGCTCGCGGCCGGCCGCCCCGGCATCGTGGTCACCGGACCGGCCGGTGTGGGAAAGACCCGGCTGGTCACCGAGGTCGCCCGCGGCACCGACCGGGTCCGGGTGGCCGGCAGCCCCGACTCCCGGGACATCCCCTTCGCCGCGTTCGCGCACCTGCTGCCCGAGCCCGTCACCCTGCACCGCGCGCTGCGGCTGCTGTCGGGCGTACGGCTGCTGCTGGTCGACGACGCCCACTGGCTGGACGACGCCTCCGCCGCCCTCGTCCACCAGCTCGCCGTGCACGGCCGCACCCGGCTGGTGGTCGTCGCCACCGACGGCGCGCCCGCGCCCGGCGCGGTGTCCCGGCTGTGGACAGGGGAACTGCTGCCCCGGCTCGCCCTGCGGCCGCTCCCACCGGGGGAGACCGCGCGACTCGCCGCGACGGCCGCGGGCCGCCCGCTGGAACCGCTCACCGCACGGCGGCTGCACCGGCTGTGCGGGGGCGATCTGCGGCTGCTGCGCGACCTGCTGGGCGCGGTGCGCGAGGACCGGCTGCTCACCCGGGTACCCGGCACCGACGAGTGGGCCTGGCGGGGCCCCGTCCCGGTCACCCCGGCCGTGCGTGCGCACGCCGCGCCGGTGCTGGACCGCACCGATCCCGCCGAGCGCGAGACCCTGGACCGGCTGGCCTTCGCCGAGCCGCTGCCGGCCGGCGCCGACGCCTTCGACCCGGACGTGCTCGAACGCCTGGAGGCGGCCGGGCTGGTCAGCCTCGACGAACGGCACGGACTGCGCCTCGCCCACCCCCTCCACGGCCCGGCGCTGCGCGCCACGGCCGGGCGGCTGCGGACCCACCGGCTGGCCGGCCCACCCGGCAGGTGCCGCTCCGCCCTGGAGGCCGAGACGGCCGCGCTCGCACGGTCGATCGCCGCGGCCGACGTCCGGGGCGGGACCGCGCCCGTGGGGGAGTGGCTGGCGGCGGAGGGCCGTCCGGTGCCGGGCGGGCACGCCGCCGTGCGCGCCCGGCACGCCCGGCTGCGCGGACAGCTCCCCGAGGCCGCCGCCTGGGCCAGGGAAGGGCTGCGGCACGACCCGGACGACCTGTCCTGCCGTACCGAACTGTCGCTGGCCGCCGCGCAGTCGGGGGACGCGACAGCGGCGTACGAGGCCCTCGGCGGGCGCCCGGCACGGGGGGCCACGGCGACCTGGCTGGCCGCGGCCCGGGGCGAACCGGAGGAGGCGGACGCCGGCCGGGAGATCCCCGGCGAGGACGTCCTCGCGCTGTACGACGCGGTGCGTCTCGGCGCCCCCGAGACCGTCCTCGGCCGGCTGCCCGCGGACAGTGTCCTCGCCGAGCACGCCGCCGCCCTGGCCCGGCGGGACGGACCGGCCCTGGACCGGGTGGCCGCCCGCCTGGCCGAGCGCGGGCTGCTGCTGTTCGCCGCCGAGGCGTACGCCCAGGCCGTGCCGGTGCACCGCGACCCGAGCGCCGCGCGCACCGCCCGCACCCGCGCCGTCGCCCTGGCCCGCCGCTGCCCCGGCGCGCGCACGCCCGCCCTGTCCGGTCTGGTGCTGGGCGAACTCACCGCCCGGCAGCGGCAGATCGTCACCCTGGCCGCCGCCGGCCTCAGCAACCGGCAGATCGCCGAACGCCTCACCCTGTCGGTCCGCACCGTCGGCAACCACCTGTACAGCGCCTACGCCCGCCTCGGCGCCGGCGACCGGGGCTCGCTGCCGTGGCTGGTGGACCTGCCGGAGGCACGGACCGCGTGA
- a CDS encoding CHAT domain-containing protein: MRAGSDSVLELLPMVFAAPNEALARAREVLATGCSPLHASVAHQVIGIWQRDFGDLRIALHHLRRARDLAARADSAEREADVLGTLGVALVHAGRTRQGLAAFDRGVARGTGHTRARVRYRRAYVWWVLGHHREALEDVRRAIPVLRQADDVIWTARALTLRATVHLALGAVERADADFTAAEALWETTGQEHDKADAVESRGLAAFRSGDVPAALRLLDEAEERYAKLGTPTFMLNIRRCEVLMAAGLAPEALAEADAAIAVLDGMGGQSTRKAELLLAAARAARLAGDPHTAIARAAVAVRLFAGQRRTWWETHARLVLIEARVAAGRCSGRLVADAAAVAERLASFGAPAAPEASLLAGRIALALGWTADAERHLAVAARSRHSGPPLARMTGWAAQALRARAAGSARGVLEACRRGLDVLDDHRMTLGASELRARATEQGAELAALAQRASVAGGGPRRLLVWSERWRATVLSAPPTRPPADPALLSGLTAFREIAARAEAARWEGRPIPALEREQRRLEREVRSRTLHIRGDAPGDGHRFDVARLLARLGGTLLVELAVLDGRVQVLLCGRGRVRRFEGGLLAEAEVEAEHVQAGLRRLAHPGAEGRLPVVEAAGRRLEELLLGPAAACLGPGPVVVVPPARLHRVPWALLPSLRERVVSVSPSASSWLRARETEPPRGGGQVLVRGPGLATGGAEVPEVADRYPEARVLEEEDARVPRVLRELDGAALAHIAAHGTFRADSPMFSSLRMADGPLIVHDFERLDRSPYRIILSSCDTARLASVGADELLGLVTALLPLGTAGVVASSAPVNDAAVVPLMLALHKGLGAGLSLAEALRDARAALPGDALHQATGWAFTAFGAA; this comes from the coding sequence GTGAGAGCGGGAAGCGACTCGGTTCTCGAACTGCTGCCGATGGTGTTCGCCGCCCCGAACGAGGCGCTGGCCCGGGCCCGGGAGGTGCTCGCCACCGGTTGCTCACCGCTGCACGCCTCCGTGGCGCACCAGGTGATCGGCATCTGGCAGCGGGACTTCGGCGATCTGCGGATCGCCCTGCACCACCTGCGGCGGGCCCGCGACCTGGCGGCCCGCGCGGACTCCGCGGAGCGGGAGGCGGACGTCCTCGGCACGCTCGGGGTGGCCCTGGTGCACGCGGGGCGCACGCGGCAGGGCCTCGCGGCGTTCGACCGGGGCGTGGCGCGGGGCACGGGGCACACCCGGGCGCGGGTGCGGTACCGCCGGGCGTACGTGTGGTGGGTGCTCGGCCATCACCGCGAGGCGCTGGAGGACGTACGCCGGGCGATTCCCGTGCTGCGGCAGGCGGACGACGTGATCTGGACCGCGCGGGCGCTGACGCTGCGGGCGACCGTGCACCTGGCGCTGGGCGCGGTGGAGCGGGCGGACGCCGACTTCACGGCCGCGGAGGCGCTGTGGGAGACCACCGGCCAGGAGCACGACAAGGCCGACGCGGTGGAGAGCCGGGGGCTGGCCGCGTTCCGGTCGGGGGACGTCCCGGCCGCGCTGCGGCTGCTGGACGAGGCGGAGGAGCGGTACGCCAAGCTGGGCACGCCGACGTTCATGCTGAACATCCGGCGCTGCGAGGTGCTGATGGCGGCCGGTCTGGCGCCGGAGGCGCTGGCCGAGGCGGACGCGGCGATCGCCGTCCTGGACGGCATGGGCGGGCAGTCCACCCGCAAGGCCGAGCTGCTGCTCGCGGCGGCCCGCGCGGCCCGGCTGGCGGGCGACCCGCACACCGCGATCGCCCGCGCCGCGGTGGCCGTGCGGCTGTTCGCGGGGCAGCGGCGCACGTGGTGGGAGACGCACGCCCGGCTGGTGCTCATCGAGGCGCGGGTGGCCGCCGGGCGCTGCTCGGGCCGGCTGGTCGCGGACGCCGCCGCGGTGGCCGAGCGGCTGGCCTCGTTCGGGGCGCCCGCCGCTCCGGAGGCGTCGCTGCTGGCGGGCCGGATCGCGCTGGCCCTGGGCTGGACGGCGGACGCGGAACGCCATCTGGCGGTGGCCGCGCGCAGCCGGCACAGCGGGCCGCCGCTCGCCCGGATGACGGGATGGGCGGCGCAGGCGCTGCGGGCCCGGGCGGCCGGTTCGGCGCGGGGCGTGCTGGAGGCGTGCCGGCGCGGACTCGACGTCCTCGACGACCACCGCATGACGCTCGGCGCGTCGGAGCTGCGGGCGCGGGCCACCGAGCAGGGCGCCGAGCTGGCCGCGCTGGCCCAGCGGGCCAGTGTCGCCGGGGGCGGGCCGCGCCGGCTGCTGGTGTGGAGCGAGCGCTGGCGGGCCACCGTGCTGTCGGCGCCGCCGACCCGGCCGCCCGCCGATCCGGCGCTGCTGAGCGGGCTGACCGCGTTCCGGGAGATCGCGGCCCGCGCGGAGGCGGCCCGCTGGGAGGGCCGTCCCATACCGGCGCTGGAGCGGGAACAGCGGCGGCTGGAGCGGGAGGTGCGGTCCCGGACCCTGCACATCCGCGGGGACGCGCCCGGTGACGGGCACCGCTTCGACGTGGCCCGCCTGCTGGCGCGGCTGGGCGGGACGCTGCTGGTCGAGCTGGCGGTGCTGGACGGGCGGGTGCAGGTGCTGCTGTGCGGGCGGGGCCGGGTGCGGCGGTTCGAGGGGGGCCTGCTGGCGGAGGCGGAGGTGGAGGCCGAGCACGTACAGGCCGGTCTGCGGCGGCTGGCGCATCCGGGGGCCGAGGGCCGGCTCCCGGTGGTGGAGGCGGCGGGCCGCCGTCTGGAGGAGCTGCTGCTCGGGCCGGCGGCCGCGTGCCTGGGTCCGGGGCCGGTGGTGGTCGTGCCGCCCGCGCGGCTGCACCGGGTGCCGTGGGCGCTGCTGCCGTCGCTGCGGGAGCGGGTGGTCAGCGTGTCGCCGTCGGCGAGCAGCTGGCTGCGGGCCCGGGAGACGGAGCCGCCGCGGGGCGGCGGGCAGGTGCTGGTGCGCGGGCCGGGCCTGGCGACCGGTGGCGCGGAGGTGCCGGAGGTCGCCGACCGGTATCCCGAGGCACGGGTGCTGGAGGAGGAGGACGCGCGGGTGCCGCGGGTGCTGCGGGAGCTGGACGGCGCGGCGCTCGCCCATATCGCCGCGCACGGCACGTTCCGTGCGGACAGCCCGATGTTCTCGTCCCTGCGCATGGCGGACGGCCCGCTCATCGTCCACGACTTCGAGCGTCTGGACCGCAGCCCGTACCGGATCATCCTCTCCAGCTGCGACACCGCCCGGCTCGCCTCGGTGGGCGCGGACGAACTGCTGGGCCTGGTCACCGCGCTGCTGCCGCTGGGCACGGCGGGTGTCGTGGCGAGCAGCGCGCCGGTCAACGACGCGGCGGTGGTCCCGCTGATGCTGGCCCTGCACAAGGGCCTGGGCGCCGGGCTGTCCCTGGCCGAGGCCCTGCGGGACGCCCGTGCGGCCCTGCCGGGGGATGCCCTGCACCAGGCGACGGGGTGGGCGTTCACGGCGTTCGGGGCCGCCTGA
- a CDS encoding S8/S53 family peptidase encodes MAPQRFREQFDQIQRAMRDVPLAMGPDDSAEFLYEKGVVLARDGEEAQIVEDAVRTFFTQAPDLTPDTVRRASPRRNRSGITRIQVGDPGEGAPGADRAVAGALRALRQTEGRAGRRLVSRNHVVSIAVNACPGDEPAPAPLHEPPNPAPAQGSYDPDTAVGVLVVDTGLMSDFRSYPLLAHTDGDLQLQETDEQGVLQQYVGHGTFIAGLVAAVAPNTGITVRNSLNDAGAILESEFGEKLFEAVDASGWPDILSLSAGTSNGRTDGLLGVQAFMEELREQHTLLVACAGNNASATPFWPAAYADLPEWQDSVLSVGALRGDGEFGACFSNHGSWVKVYAPGERLTGPLTGWAAPVPYVYQHSTYDACRYGFGYGCTCQFPRHTGVLSDETALAKPDQVMFQGLAQWSGTSFATPVVAGLIAAHMTAHKETDPRAARRQLLAADTEFAEVRGAHVPALLPPTWRAVPAEPPVAVA; translated from the coding sequence ATGGCACCACAGCGATTCCGGGAACAGTTCGACCAGATCCAGCGCGCGATGCGGGACGTCCCGCTCGCCATGGGACCGGACGACTCCGCGGAGTTCCTCTACGAGAAGGGGGTCGTCCTCGCCCGCGACGGCGAGGAGGCGCAGATCGTCGAGGACGCCGTGCGCACCTTCTTCACCCAGGCGCCCGACCTCACCCCGGACACGGTGCGCCGCGCGAGCCCGCGGCGGAACCGCTCCGGCATCACCCGGATCCAGGTCGGCGACCCCGGGGAGGGCGCCCCGGGCGCGGACCGGGCGGTGGCGGGCGCGCTGCGGGCGCTGCGGCAGACGGAGGGCCGCGCGGGCCGCCGGCTGGTCAGCCGCAACCACGTGGTGTCGATCGCGGTCAACGCCTGCCCCGGCGACGAACCCGCCCCCGCCCCGCTGCACGAGCCGCCCAACCCGGCGCCCGCGCAGGGTTCGTACGACCCGGACACCGCCGTCGGTGTCCTCGTCGTCGACACGGGCCTGATGAGCGACTTCCGCTCGTACCCGCTGCTCGCCCACACCGACGGCGACCTCCAGCTCCAGGAGACCGACGAGCAGGGCGTCCTCCAGCAGTACGTCGGCCACGGCACGTTCATCGCCGGGCTGGTCGCCGCCGTCGCGCCCAACACCGGCATCACCGTGCGGAACTCGCTCAACGACGCCGGGGCGATCCTGGAGTCGGAGTTCGGCGAGAAGCTCTTCGAGGCCGTCGACGCGAGCGGCTGGCCCGACATCCTCAGCCTCTCCGCGGGCACCTCCAACGGCCGCACCGACGGACTCCTCGGGGTCCAGGCGTTCATGGAGGAACTGCGTGAGCAGCACACCCTGCTCGTCGCCTGCGCCGGGAACAACGCCAGCGCCACCCCCTTCTGGCCCGCCGCCTACGCCGACCTGCCCGAGTGGCAGGACAGCGTGCTGTCGGTCGGCGCGCTGCGCGGCGACGGCGAGTTCGGCGCCTGCTTCAGCAACCACGGGAGCTGGGTGAAGGTCTACGCCCCCGGCGAGCGCCTGACCGGCCCCCTGACCGGCTGGGCCGCCCCGGTCCCCTACGTGTACCAGCACTCCACGTACGACGCCTGCCGCTACGGCTTCGGCTACGGCTGCACCTGCCAGTTCCCCCGGCACACCGGGGTGCTCAGCGACGAGACCGCGCTCGCCAAGCCGGACCAGGTGATGTTCCAGGGCCTCGCGCAGTGGAGCGGCACCTCGTTCGCGACGCCCGTGGTCGCCGGGCTGATCGCCGCCCACATGACGGCGCACAAGGAGACCGACCCGCGCGCCGCGCGCAGGCAACTGCTCGCGGCGGACACCGAGTTCGCGGAGGTGCGCGGGGCGCACGTGCCGGCGCTGCTGCCGCCCACCTGGCGGGCCGTGCCAGCCGAGCCGCCGGTGGCGGTCGCGTGA
- a CDS encoding RNA polymerase sigma factor, whose translation MPYTRGGAVDRADVGALVQSAVDGDAAAWKALVEGLSPLVWSVVRAHRLSDADAHEVYQTVWFRFAQHLGRIREPHKAGSWLATTARNESLKVIRGWQRLTPTDDPQLLDRVSEDRTPEQSLLDAEEAAAQSERVRRLWQEFEELGERCRQLLRVLMASPPPSYQEVSAALGIAVGSIGPLRQRCLRRLRARLDARGAS comes from the coding sequence TTGCCGTACACGAGGGGTGGGGCCGTGGACCGTGCAGATGTCGGCGCGCTCGTCCAGTCCGCCGTCGACGGCGACGCGGCGGCCTGGAAGGCGCTCGTGGAGGGGCTGAGCCCGCTGGTGTGGTCGGTCGTGCGCGCCCACCGGCTCTCCGACGCCGACGCGCACGAGGTCTACCAGACGGTCTGGTTCCGCTTCGCCCAGCACCTCGGCCGCATCCGCGAACCGCACAAGGCGGGTTCCTGGCTGGCCACCACCGCGCGCAACGAATCGCTCAAGGTGATCAGGGGCTGGCAGCGGCTGACGCCGACCGACGACCCGCAACTCCTGGACCGGGTCAGCGAGGACCGTACGCCGGAGCAGTCGCTGCTCGACGCCGAGGAGGCGGCCGCGCAGAGCGAGCGGGTCCGGCGGCTGTGGCAGGAGTTCGAGGAGCTGGGGGAGCGGTGCCGGCAGCTGCTGCGGGTGCTGATGGCCTCGCCGCCGCCCAGCTATCAGGAGGTGTCCGCCGCCCTGGGCATCGCCGTCGGCAGCATCGGGCCGCTGCGCCAGCGCTGTCTGCGCCGGCTGCGGGCCCGACTCGACGCACGGGGAGCATCGTGA
- a CDS encoding N-formylglutamate amidohydrolase, translating to MSSRPSFELLPGADESPVILHVPHSAREIPADVRAGIVLDDAALERELDHIVDAHTARIAARAADLAGTGPWRFVNRLARLVVDPERFPDEREEMLAVGMGAVYTRTTHQEVLRAGGHDPGPLIERYFRPYARAMSQAVAGRLAATGRAVIIDVHSYPSEALPYELHGAGPRPPVCLGTDSFHTPPALLAAARAAFGADTALDSPFSGTYVPLEYYRTDPRVQALMVEIRRDTYMTEPGGPAGPGLERLADALAALVTAVSR from the coding sequence GTGTCGTCCCGTCCGTCCTTCGAGCTGCTGCCCGGCGCCGACGAGTCGCCCGTGATCCTGCACGTGCCGCACTCCGCGCGGGAGATACCGGCGGACGTGCGGGCCGGGATCGTGCTGGACGACGCGGCGCTGGAGCGGGAGCTGGACCACATCGTCGACGCGCACACGGCGCGAATCGCGGCGCGGGCGGCGGACCTGGCCGGCACCGGCCCCTGGAGGTTCGTCAACCGGCTGGCGCGGCTGGTCGTGGATCCGGAGCGGTTCCCGGACGAGCGGGAGGAGATGCTCGCCGTGGGCATGGGGGCCGTGTACACCCGGACCACGCACCAGGAGGTGCTGCGGGCCGGCGGCCACGACCCCGGGCCGCTGATCGAGCGGTACTTCCGGCCCTACGCGCGGGCCATGTCCCAGGCCGTGGCCGGGCGGCTGGCCGCGACCGGCCGGGCGGTGATCATCGACGTGCACTCGTACCCGAGCGAGGCGCTGCCGTACGAGCTGCACGGCGCGGGGCCCCGCCCGCCCGTCTGCCTCGGCACCGACTCCTTCCACACGCCGCCCGCGCTGCTCGCCGCCGCGCGCGCCGCCTTCGGGGCGGACACCGCGCTGGACAGCCCGTTCAGCGGGACGTACGTACCGCTGGAGTACTACCGGACGGACCCGCGGGTCCAGGCGCTGATGGTGGAGATCCGCCGCGACACCTACATGACGGAGCCGGGCGGCCCGGCCGGGCCCGGGCTGGAGCGGCTGGCGGACGCGCTCGCGGCGCTGGTCACCGCCGTATCGCGCTGA
- a CDS encoding NADP-dependent isocitrate dehydrogenase, with protein sequence MTDSTIIYTHTDEAPALATYSFLPVVKAYASQAGVAVETRDISLAGRIIAVFPEYLTEDQRIPDALAELGELAKTPEANIIKLPNISASIPQLKAAVAELQAQGYALPDYPDDPKTDEEREIKARYDKVKGSAVNPVLREGNSDRRAPASVKNYAKTHPHRMGAWTGESKTNVATMGENDFRSTEKSVVIAEDGALRIELVAEDGTTTVLRDSVPVLAGEVVDASVMRVAHLREFLASQVARAKAEGVLFSVHLKATMMKVSDPIIFGHVVRAFFPKTFERYGETLAAAGLSPNDGLGGIFKGLESLPEGAEIKASFDAELAEGPALAMVDSDKGITNLHVPSDVIVDASMPAMIRTSGHMWGPDGQEADTIAVIPDSSYAGVYQAVIEDCKANGAYDPSTMGSVPNVGLMAQKAEEYGSHDKTFEIPAAGTVRLVDRSGDVLIEQPVSQGDIFRACQTKDAPIRDWVKLAVTRARATGDPAVFWLDETRAHDANLIAKVEQYLPEHDTEGLDIRILSPVEATNLSVERIRRGENTISVTGNVLRDYLTDLFPILELGTSAKMLSVVPLMAGGGLFETGAGGSAPKHVQQLVKENYLRWDSLGEFFALVPSLEQYAAFTGNNRAKVLADTLDRATATFLNEDKSPTRRVGGIDNRGSHFYLSLYWAQELARQTDDAELAKAFAPLAETLAANEQKIVEELNAVQGKPADIGGYYQPDPAKAAEIMRPSATWNEVLASLS encoded by the coding sequence GTGACTGACTCGACCATCATCTATACGCACACTGACGAGGCCCCGGCCCTGGCGACGTATTCCTTCCTGCCGGTGGTCAAGGCGTACGCCTCGCAGGCGGGTGTCGCCGTGGAGACGCGGGACATCTCGCTGGCCGGGCGCATCATCGCGGTGTTCCCGGAGTACCTCACCGAGGACCAGCGCATCCCGGACGCGCTGGCCGAGCTGGGCGAGCTGGCGAAGACGCCCGAGGCCAACATCATCAAGCTGCCGAACATCTCGGCGTCGATCCCGCAGCTCAAGGCCGCCGTCGCCGAGCTGCAGGCCCAGGGCTACGCGCTGCCGGACTACCCGGACGACCCGAAGACCGACGAGGAGCGGGAGATCAAGGCCCGCTACGACAAGGTCAAGGGCTCCGCCGTGAACCCGGTCCTGCGCGAGGGCAACTCCGACCGCCGCGCCCCGGCCTCCGTGAAGAACTACGCCAAGACCCACCCGCACCGCATGGGCGCCTGGACCGGCGAGTCCAAGACGAACGTGGCCACCATGGGCGAGAACGACTTCCGCTCCACCGAGAAGTCGGTCGTCATCGCCGAGGACGGCGCGCTGCGGATCGAGCTGGTCGCCGAGGACGGCACCACCACCGTGCTGCGCGACTCCGTACCGGTCCTCGCCGGTGAGGTCGTCGACGCCTCCGTGATGCGGGTCGCCCACCTGCGCGAGTTCCTGGCCTCCCAGGTCGCCCGCGCCAAGGCCGAGGGCGTGCTGTTCTCCGTGCACCTGAAGGCCACGATGATGAAGGTCTCCGACCCGATCATCTTCGGCCACGTGGTCCGCGCCTTCTTCCCGAAGACCTTCGAGCGCTACGGCGAGACCCTGGCCGCCGCCGGCCTCTCCCCGAACGACGGCCTCGGCGGCATCTTCAAGGGCTTGGAGTCGCTGCCCGAGGGCGCCGAGATCAAGGCCTCCTTCGACGCCGAACTGGCCGAGGGCCCGGCCCTGGCGATGGTCGACTCCGACAAGGGCATCACCAACCTGCACGTCCCGTCGGACGTCATCGTCGACGCCTCCATGCCGGCGATGATCCGCACCTCCGGCCACATGTGGGGCCCGGACGGCCAGGAGGCCGACACCATCGCGGTCATCCCGGACTCCTCCTACGCGGGCGTCTACCAGGCCGTCATCGAGGACTGCAAGGCCAACGGCGCCTACGACCCGTCCACCATGGGCTCGGTGCCGAACGTCGGCCTGATGGCGCAGAAGGCCGAGGAGTACGGCTCCCACGACAAGACCTTCGAGATCCCGGCCGCCGGCACCGTCCGCCTGGTCGACCGGTCCGGCGACGTCCTCATCGAGCAGCCGGTCTCCCAGGGCGACATCTTCCGCGCCTGCCAGACCAAGGACGCGCCGATCAGGGACTGGGTGAAGCTCGCCGTCACCCGCGCCCGCGCCACCGGCGACCCGGCGGTGTTCTGGCTGGACGAGACCCGCGCGCACGACGCCAACCTGATCGCCAAGGTCGAGCAGTACCTGCCGGAGCACGACACCGAGGGCCTGGACATCCGCATCCTGTCCCCGGTCGAGGCCACCAACCTGTCGGTGGAGCGCATCCGCCGCGGCGAGAACACCATCTCGGTCACCGGCAACGTCCTGCGCGACTACCTGACCGACCTCTTCCCGATCCTGGAGCTGGGCACCAGCGCCAAGATGCTGTCGGTCGTCCCGCTGATGGCGGGCGGCGGCCTGTTCGAGACGGGCGCCGGCGGCTCCGCGCCGAAGCACGTCCAGCAGCTGGTCAAGGAGAACTACCTGCGCTGGGACTCGCTCGGCGAGTTCTTCGCCCTGGTGCCGTCCCTGGAGCAGTACGCCGCGTTCACCGGCAACAACCGCGCCAAGGTGCTCGCCGACACCCTCGACCGGGCCACGGCGACCTTCCTCAACGAGGACAAGTCCCCGACCCGTCGCGTCGGCGGCATCGACAACCGCGGCAGCCACTTCTACCTGTCCCTGTACTGGGCGCAGGAGCTGGCCCGGCAGACCGACGACGCGGAGCTGGCGAAGGCCTTCGCCCCGCTCGCCGAGACGCTCGCGGCGAACGAGCAGAAGATCGTCGAGGAGCTGAACGCCGTCCAGGGCAAGCCGGCCGACATCGGCGGCTACTACCAGCCCGACCCGGCCAAGGCCGCCGAGATCATGCGCCCCTCGGCCACCTGGAACGAGGTCCTGGCGTCCCTGAGCTGA